The window TCTAGTACCACTTCTCTGATACATGTATTTCTATAAATAATATTTTAAGATTGACACATTTAACGGTAGAACCCGAAAGGCTAGAAAGCAGGTCGAGACAATAAAATGGACAACGTTGAACATACACGTTGTAATATTAACAGTCATATTGACAACTTGGTGAAATTTCAAACACTAATTTAAAGTCCATGGTATCAAATATATCAACACGTAAATGTCGATTGATGAGCGAAAACACTTACCACAATTATGACATGTAGTACAGTGGTTTGAAGAATGTCCGAGTTCGCATACAACACAATGTGTCGTCTCTCAAATATTTGCAGAATGACATGTGTCGTCTCTCAAAAGCAACCTGTACCATACTATGCACTTCTCCTTTTGAGTGTGAACCTGAACAAATATAAACCTTCACCAAGGAAATGAAACCTCTGCTCTTCTCACTTCCTCGTTTTCATCCGTATCCAGTGCCTCTTAAAGATACAGGACAGAGTAGGCTACTGCATCTGTTGAGTTTTCTAGATACAATCTAGCACTATTACACGTATTTAAACTAGTCTCTATCAAACCTAAAGAAAGTAGAAATGATAAAGTGAAAGTGCATGACTGACTCATGAGGCCAGAACAAAGATTTATTGAATGACGAGGACAGAAATGTTAACAAAAACATCAGTAGAAGACAGAAAACGTTGTAGAAAAGCATACCGTTTAAACAAAATGCTTATTAACAGcccaaaaaaaacacatgctGTACTCCACATTGACATAGCAACAGTCCTCAATAGAAAATTGACTATGATAAAGGGATGAATTCTTTCCAAAATCATTAAAAGCACTTAACTCTGGTCCACAAAACTTGATTTGACTTCTGGGTGAACTTTGCAGCCCAAATCTTTGAGAACCCAGACCTGATTAGTTTCATGGTGGCAATAAAGGAAACTTTATTTACTTCTTGATGAAACCTTGTAATGGCCAGTGCCAAAAGAGCATGATCATCAGCCTTTAAAGAGTTAACTATGCATAGTGTCTCTTCAGTATAAATAGAAATTACTTGACTCACACCAGAAGTGCAACCAGTTTTTATAACAGACATAAATTAACTccaagtacccccccccccctccccaatgcatctccatttctctcctccATAACACTTTGGACCCTACTCCCTCACTTTCAATGGACGGCCCCAATGACCCCACACCCCCTTACCCTCATCCCAACTCTCAGTGAAACCCCACTTCTGACAGGACAATCCCTgtcccatctctcctcatctcctcttcaaGCAGGTCGACTTCTACCCCACCCACTCTTGCCTCCTTCTTCAAACCCCTTCTACTTTCCCTCGCTTTCTAATCCCATTCTCCTCCGTctgtttctccatccctctatccgcTTCCGACAGCAGACTTCCTCATCATCTCCTCATCTTGCACGGAGAGCTCAGTGAGTTTGCGGCCCAGCCTCTCGTGGAGGTCCAGGTACTTGGCCACACAGCGGTCTAGGCACACCGCCTCGCCCTTCGCCAGCTCCGCCTCTTTGTAGTGGGGGGGCACGCACTTCCTGTGGCAAGCATTGGTCatcctgggagaggaggaagaaaaggaggcagaagggatggagggaggagtgggtaAGGTAGGGGTCATCAATGTGCACAAATTCTGGTAAGATCACAACAGTCGTGATCTACCAATGTTCATGAATGCTAGCAAGGGAAAACACAATAACATGATAATGTAGCGTTAAATATATTGTGTCTTTGGGGTGTAAATTCACTGTACACTGTAAACATAGTTATGAACAAATAGAAACACTGTCCCAACGTTTTGCTGGTTACCCATGTCCCATAACCGTTCAGGAACAGAAGCTTGTTGTTCAATATTTTCCCATACCAGTAAGAGCGATCAGACTTCACACTTACTTAGCTTGCTATTTATCTAAAACACGAGGGAGGCTGAGTCAAACATAATTAAATAACACGTAGCAAAAGGAAGCTAGGTCGAAAGCTAGCTACTATTAACTTGATAGCCAGCATTACCTATTATACATATCGGCCATCATTTCTACTTCTAGCTCCGCCGCCAATTGCTGTGCCTTCAGAGGGTCCATGTCTGATTCAAGACTGCTCCGGACCCGACGTTCACCAAAGCTAAACCGTCCAAATAACCACAAACAGCGGCTAACCGGCACTGCTTCTGTGGCTCTTCGGTAACCTTCAGAATAGGAGGAAAATACACGTGTTCCCTCCGGTCAGCAATAGACAGCACTCACTTCCGGTGTCAATAAAGTTTAATATTTTGAATAAATGAACCTCTTGATGAGGCATCGATATGTTACAAAACTAGATCGTATTCAATTATTTAGGTTTAAGTGGTAATTTAAGGTGGTACTTTGATAATGCAAATTATGTGGTTATTTTCTTTTGACGATTGTGTTGACTAAAAAGATTAAATAATAAAACGTCAAAATAGTAAC of the Osmerus eperlanus chromosome 14, fOsmEpe2.1, whole genome shotgun sequence genome contains:
- the timm10 gene encoding mitochondrial import inner membrane translocase subunit Tim10 → MDPLKAQQLAAELEVEMMADMYNRMTNACHRKCVPPHYKEAELAKGEAVCLDRCVAKYLDLHERLGRKLTELSVQDEEMMRKSAVGSG